In a single window of the Streptomyces sp. NBC_00285 genome:
- a CDS encoding GNAT family N-acetyltransferase: MPEFVPELSRGYWARSATADDINSVHHLVSACERELYGRVQTDSGGVAAVFARPGLVPELDTLLIHDQAGHLAARAWVNRRCEVDVHPRHRGRSLGAVLLAWAESRARRAGSEQIVQTVPADDAGAVALLRSRGYEPMVSEWLLEFTMPDEPTMPEPPAGITVRPFRSGDEHDAYQLIEDAFDEWQQRRKSYEEWAQHTVDRPTFAPAMSALAFADGQLVGAVLALDLPETGEGYIEQVAVRSDHRNKGIARLLLRHTFHAFHRQGRPTCTLGTHSDTGALALYLSVGMTVRRSSTVFRKTLRTV, translated from the coding sequence CGTGCGAGCGCGAGTTGTACGGCCGGGTGCAGACCGACTCCGGGGGCGTCGCCGCCGTTTTCGCCCGACCGGGGTTGGTCCCGGAGTTGGACACCCTGTTGATCCACGACCAGGCGGGGCACCTGGCCGCTCGTGCTTGGGTGAACCGGCGCTGCGAGGTGGACGTCCATCCCCGCCACCGCGGGCGGAGTCTGGGCGCCGTGCTGTTGGCCTGGGCCGAAAGCCGGGCCCGTCGGGCAGGGAGCGAACAGATCGTCCAGACCGTGCCTGCCGACGACGCGGGCGCCGTCGCCCTGCTGCGCTCCCGCGGCTACGAGCCGATGGTGAGCGAATGGCTGCTGGAGTTCACCATGCCCGATGAGCCGACGATGCCCGAGCCGCCCGCGGGCATCACGGTCCGGCCCTTCCGCTCCGGCGACGAGCACGACGCGTACCAGCTCATCGAGGATGCCTTCGACGAATGGCAGCAGCGCCGCAAGTCCTACGAGGAGTGGGCTCAGCACACCGTCGACCGTCCTACCTTCGCCCCTGCGATGTCCGCCCTGGCGTTCGCCGACGGTCAACTGGTCGGTGCGGTCCTCGCGTTGGACCTGCCCGAGACCGGGGAGGGGTACATCGAGCAGGTCGCCGTACGCAGTGACCACCGCAACAAGGGCATCGCCCGCCTGCTGCTGCGACACACGTTCCATGCCTTCCACCGGCAGGGCCGGCCCACGTGCACCCTCGGCACGCACTCCGACACCGGGGCACTCGCGCTGTATCTGAGCGTGGGCATGACCGTGCGTCGCAGCTCCACGGTCTTCCGGAAGACCTTGCGGACGGTCTAG
- a CDS encoding class I SAM-dependent methyltransferase, with protein MTEERGPLKPSGVWATAVGVARVRALETAREDPLFRDPLAVAFATAGGVGPGSSRPERANEAERQRWLGVASSIIIRTRFLDDLLDRATEAGIRQVVLLGAGMDSRAFRLGWPAATRLFEVDTAEPLDFKASVLRQEGAVPGCERITVAVDLREDWPSALAAAGHDQALPTVWIAEGLLIYLPEDAVELLLDRVGDLSATGSRMGLTLGSRGVLARFADDAAPGSAASMWVSEMPEDPVGWLSGLGWDAEAFTLRDRAAAYGRPISTPPQLDEGPGGLISAVRR; from the coding sequence ATGACTGAGGAGCGGGGCCCGTTGAAGCCGTCCGGTGTATGGGCTACAGCTGTGGGTGTTGCGCGGGTGAGGGCCCTGGAGACGGCACGGGAAGACCCGCTGTTCCGGGATCCACTGGCGGTCGCATTCGCCACCGCCGGGGGAGTGGGCCCGGGTTCGTCACGGCCCGAGCGCGCCAACGAGGCCGAGCGGCAGCGCTGGCTCGGGGTGGCCTCCTCGATCATCATCAGGACGAGGTTCCTGGACGACCTGCTGGACCGGGCCACCGAGGCCGGCATCCGGCAGGTCGTTCTGCTCGGCGCCGGAATGGACAGCAGGGCCTTCCGGCTGGGCTGGCCCGCGGCCACCAGGCTGTTCGAGGTCGACACCGCCGAGCCGCTGGACTTCAAGGCATCGGTGCTGCGCCAGGAGGGCGCTGTACCCGGCTGCGAGCGGATCACCGTCGCCGTGGACCTCCGCGAGGACTGGCCGAGCGCACTGGCTGCCGCTGGGCACGACCAGGCGCTGCCGACGGTGTGGATCGCCGAGGGGCTGCTGATCTACCTGCCGGAGGACGCGGTGGAACTCCTGCTCGACCGGGTCGGCGATCTGTCCGCCACGGGCAGCAGGATGGGCCTGACCTTGGGTTCCCGCGGGGTGCTCGCACGCTTCGCCGACGATGCCGCACCGGGCTCGGCGGCCTCCATGTGGGTCTCGGAGATGCCCGAGGACCCGGTGGGTTGGCTCTCCGGCCTCGGCTGGGACGCGGAGGCTTTCACCCTGCGCGACCGTGCCGCTGCCTACGGCCGCCCGATCAGCACCCCGCCGCAACTGGACGAGGGCCCGGGCGGGCTGATCTCGGCGGTGCGCCGCTAG
- a CDS encoding dolichyl-phosphate-mannose--protein mannosyltransferase, whose amino-acid sequence MADRRPVSRQHSWQHSWQRRLRDFGYVGHVKNAHGSVRDRLVPPFPAPRPQLWHMLGLSPAAARWSGWGGPLLVALLAGLLRFWRLGSPRRVVFDETYYAKDGWSLLRLGYEGTWPERKIADPQIMADPQVIPLSDTGSFVAHPPTGKWVIAAGEWMFGLTPFGWRFMTAVLGTLSVLMLCRAGRRLFRSTLLGCLAGALMAMDGLHYVMSRTALLDLVVMFFVLAAFASLLIDRDHARARLAAALPADEDGRVRPDAHTGDHAGTGVRPWRAAAGLFLGLAASTKWNGLYFLVSFVILTLLWDVGARRVAGARHPYRAVLRRDLGRSVLTIVPVAVVTYLATWTGWFLSDDGYGRHWADGRGGAWSWIPAPLRSLWHYESGVYRFNIGLHIPHKYESNPWSWPVMGRPVLFHYESPRPGTDGCHTTTNCAQTVLALGTPLLWWAACCALGYLLYRWALRRDWRAGAILCAVGAGYLPWFLYQDRTIFSFYAIVFLPYLCLAVAMMSAALLGPPGAAHGRRVRGAVAAGVLVLLIAWNFIYFFPIYSGQTIPYADWHARMWLDTWI is encoded by the coding sequence GTGGCGGATCGCCGGCCGGTCTCCCGGCAGCACTCCTGGCAGCACTCCTGGCAGCGGCGGCTACGGGATTTCGGGTACGTCGGACACGTCAAGAACGCGCACGGGTCCGTACGCGACCGCCTCGTCCCACCGTTTCCCGCACCACGGCCGCAGTTGTGGCACATGCTCGGGCTGTCCCCGGCGGCGGCGCGCTGGTCGGGGTGGGGCGGGCCGCTGCTGGTGGCATTGCTTGCCGGGCTGCTGCGCTTCTGGCGTCTGGGCAGCCCACGGAGGGTGGTGTTCGACGAGACGTACTACGCCAAGGACGGCTGGTCCTTGCTGCGGCTCGGTTACGAGGGCACCTGGCCGGAACGCAAGATCGCCGACCCGCAGATCATGGCCGACCCCCAGGTGATCCCCCTCTCCGACACCGGCTCCTTCGTCGCACACCCGCCCACGGGCAAGTGGGTGATAGCCGCCGGTGAGTGGATGTTCGGGCTGACGCCCTTCGGCTGGCGCTTCATGACAGCGGTACTCGGCACCCTGTCGGTGCTGATGCTGTGCCGGGCAGGGCGCCGTCTGTTCCGCTCGACCCTGCTGGGCTGCCTCGCCGGGGCGCTGATGGCGATGGACGGCCTGCACTACGTCATGAGCCGCACCGCTCTGCTCGACCTCGTCGTCATGTTCTTCGTCCTGGCGGCGTTCGCGAGCCTGCTCATCGACCGCGACCACGCGCGCGCCCGGCTCGCGGCAGCCCTGCCGGCCGACGAGGACGGCCGGGTACGCCCCGACGCGCACACCGGTGACCACGCAGGGACGGGAGTACGGCCCTGGCGAGCCGCGGCCGGCCTGTTCCTGGGTCTGGCGGCGTCGACCAAGTGGAACGGTCTGTACTTCCTCGTCTCCTTCGTGATCCTCACCCTGCTGTGGGATGTCGGCGCGCGCCGCGTGGCGGGAGCGCGCCACCCCTACCGCGCCGTGCTGCGCAGGGATCTGGGCCGGTCGGTGCTGACCATCGTCCCGGTCGCCGTCGTGACGTACCTGGCGACCTGGACCGGCTGGTTCCTGTCCGACGACGGCTACGGACGCCACTGGGCGGACGGTCGCGGCGGGGCCTGGTCGTGGATTCCGGCGCCGTTGCGCAGTCTGTGGCACTACGAGTCGGGGGTGTACCGGTTCAACATCGGGCTGCACATTCCGCACAAGTACGAGTCGAATCCATGGAGTTGGCCGGTCATGGGCCGACCCGTGCTGTTCCACTACGAGTCACCCCGCCCCGGCACCGACGGCTGCCACACCACGACCAACTGTGCGCAGACGGTCCTCGCCCTGGGCACGCCGCTGCTGTGGTGGGCGGCCTGCTGCGCGCTCGGCTATCTGCTCTACCGGTGGGCGCTGCGCCGCGACTGGCGCGCCGGTGCCATCCTGTGCGCGGTGGGCGCCGGCTATCTGCCGTGGTTCCTGTACCAGGACCGCACGATCTTCTCCTTCTACGCGATCGTCTTCCTGCCGTACCTGTGCCTGGCCGTCGCCATGATGTCGGCAGCCCTGCTGGGACCGCCGGGCGCGGCCCACGGGCGCCGGGTACGTGGCGCGGTGGCCGCGGGTGTGCTCGTCCTGCTCATCGCCTGGAACTTCATCTATTTCTTCCCGATCTACTCCGGGCAGACGATCCCGTACGCCGACTGGCACGCCAGGATGTGGCTCGACACCTGGATCTGA
- a CDS encoding SigE family RNA polymerase sigma factor, whose protein sequence is MGQLRADEFDRFVADRWSVLLHLARLLTGGDRHRAEDLLQEALVKLWFVWPKVAEQAPEAYVRKVLARAAARSARRRWWGERPVDQLPDPPEVADETAAVDERTRLEAMLALLPARQRTAVVLRYYQDLPEQQVAEVLGCPVGTARSLTARGVARLRRLLPDAVEPVE, encoded by the coding sequence ATGGGGCAGTTGCGGGCCGATGAGTTCGACCGCTTCGTCGCGGATCGATGGTCGGTGTTGCTTCACCTGGCGCGCCTGCTGACCGGCGGAGACCGGCACCGGGCCGAGGATCTGCTGCAAGAGGCGCTCGTCAAGCTGTGGTTCGTCTGGCCGAAGGTGGCCGAGCAGGCACCCGAGGCGTATGTGCGCAAGGTGCTGGCCCGTGCCGCGGCACGCTCGGCACGGCGTCGCTGGTGGGGCGAGCGTCCCGTGGATCAGCTGCCCGATCCGCCCGAGGTGGCGGACGAGACCGCCGCCGTGGACGAACGGACCCGGCTGGAAGCCATGTTGGCGTTGCTGCCGGCGCGACAGCGAACCGCCGTCGTACTGCGCTACTACCAGGATCTGCCCGAGCAGCAGGTCGCCGAGGTGCTGGGGTGCCCCGTGGGCACCGCCCGCTCTCTCACGGCACGCGGTGTCGCGCGATTGCGCCGACTCCTGCCCGATGCGGTCGAACCAGTGGAGTGA
- a CDS encoding glycosyltransferase, whose amino-acid sequence MLKVSIVVPVYNAGPYIDLCAPSLLHQTLGKGAYEIIYVDDGSTDDSGQRLDALAGKHAHVRVVHQENSGWPGKPRNVGVREARGEYVQFVDQDDELTPAALEHLHRLAVRNRSDIVLGKVIGTMQGPSNVFKRTVERCTVEDAPLIESLTPHKMFRRDFLLAHDLRFPEGPVRLEDQLFMVRAYLRAKTVSILADHPCYVWKRRDDGGNTSSRGTTPEDYYGHLRTVVDAIKQETRSGPLQDHLLRRSYRVELLRPVGEPRVLKRTGKNLERHFDVVRGMALEAYPPGVRDGLPALTRLRGHLLEEGHLDSLVELARRVQGIRPEVTVDDIRWRDGKLHVTTTVGMRRADGEPLTLVERYGRMLLDPDLLAGIRGAEGWEAPHPLGHAHGELLVHDTAQDLWWYPDADLIPRTQPLGGGRHRVVLTGETVIDPLTLAGGRPMAPGTHMVWASAQLLGVGRRARVTRGDDATRRAGPGIGAGLGPGFGSVRVGSSPHLVISGWGGGPAGQLRLAVRPPGRATLAHRILLRTTSAPHLRRTARTVLDQLPPDVRRRARKLARRADPWSGG is encoded by the coding sequence ATGCTCAAGGTCAGCATCGTGGTACCCGTCTACAACGCGGGCCCTTACATCGACCTGTGCGCGCCGTCACTCTTACACCAGACCCTGGGGAAGGGCGCGTACGAAATCATCTACGTCGACGACGGGTCGACCGACGACTCCGGGCAGAGGCTCGACGCGCTGGCAGGCAAACACGCGCACGTGCGCGTGGTCCACCAGGAGAACTCCGGCTGGCCCGGCAAACCCCGCAACGTCGGCGTCCGGGAGGCTCGCGGCGAGTACGTCCAATTCGTCGACCAGGACGACGAGTTGACACCGGCGGCCCTCGAACATCTGCATCGACTGGCCGTCCGCAACCGTTCCGACATCGTGCTGGGCAAGGTCATCGGCACCATGCAGGGCCCGAGCAACGTCTTCAAGCGCACCGTCGAGCGCTGCACGGTCGAGGACGCGCCTCTCATCGAGAGCCTCACTCCGCACAAGATGTTCCGCCGCGACTTCCTGCTCGCCCACGACCTCAGGTTCCCCGAGGGCCCGGTGCGGCTGGAGGACCAACTCTTCATGGTCCGCGCCTATCTGCGCGCCAAGACGGTCTCGATCCTTGCAGACCACCCCTGTTACGTATGGAAGCGCCGGGACGACGGCGGCAACACCAGCAGCCGCGGCACCACCCCGGAGGACTACTACGGCCACCTGCGCACGGTTGTCGACGCCATAAAGCAGGAGACCCGATCCGGCCCCCTGCAGGACCACTTGCTCCGCCGCTCCTACCGTGTCGAACTCCTGCGCCCGGTGGGCGAACCCCGCGTCCTCAAGCGCACCGGCAAGAATCTCGAGCGCCATTTCGACGTTGTACGCGGCATGGCCCTGGAGGCCTACCCGCCCGGTGTCCGCGACGGCCTCCCCGCCCTCACCAGGCTGCGGGGACACCTGCTGGAGGAGGGCCATCTGGACTCCCTCGTCGAACTGGCCCGCCGCGTCCAGGGCATCAGGCCCGAGGTCACCGTCGACGACATCCGCTGGCGTGACGGAAAACTCCATGTCACCACCACGGTCGGCATGCGCCGCGCCGACGGTGAACCCCTCACCCTCGTCGAACGCTACGGCCGTATGCTCCTCGACCCCGACCTGCTGGCCGGCATCCGTGGCGCCGAGGGCTGGGAGGCGCCGCACCCCCTTGGGCACGCCCACGGTGAACTCCTCGTCCACGACACGGCCCAGGACCTGTGGTGGTACCCGGATGCCGACCTGATCCCGCGCACACAACCGCTCGGCGGCGGCCGCCACCGTGTCGTACTCACCGGCGAGACCGTCATCGACCCGCTCACCCTGGCAGGCGGTCGGCCGATGGCGCCCGGCACCCACATGGTGTGGGCGAGTGCCCAACTCCTCGGGGTGGGCCGCAGGGCGCGGGTGACCCGCGGCGACGACGCAACGCGCCGTGCGGGCCCGGGCATTGGGGCGGGTCTCGGTCCGGGCTTCGGCTCGGTCAGGGTCGGCAGTTCGCCCCACCTGGTGATCTCGGGCTGGGGTGGCGGCCCGGCCGGCCAACTCCGCCTCGCCGTGCGCCCTCCGGGCCGGGCCACGCTCGCGCACCGCATCCTCCTGCGCACCACATCGGCCCCGCACCTGCGCCGAACGGCCCGTACCGTCCTCGACCAACTCCCCCCGGACGTACGCCGCCGGGCGAGGAAGCTGGCGCGCAGGGCGGATCCCTGGAGCGGCGGCTGA
- a CDS encoding RNA polymerase sigma factor SigF, with amino-acid sequence MTTATVQAAQPILEVPEIAEPSKVAPKDARELSRLFFDQLTVLDEGTPEYQYARNTLIEMNMSLVRYAAGRFRSRGPEEMEDIVQVGMIGLIKAIDRFELTREVEFTSFAVPYIVGEIKRFFRDTSWAVHVPRRLQEARVQLARANEELHTRLGRTPTIRELSELMSLPEQEVVEAQLASNGYKSASLDAAISGSEDGEAALADFIGNEDAALGLVEDFHTLAPMIAELDERDRQIIHWRFVDELTQAQIGERLGVSQMHVSRLITRLLARLREGMLSTH; translated from the coding sequence ATGACGACGGCCACCGTGCAAGCCGCTCAGCCGATTTTGGAGGTTCCCGAGATCGCGGAACCGTCCAAGGTCGCGCCCAAGGACGCACGAGAGTTGTCGAGGCTGTTCTTCGATCAGCTCACGGTCTTGGACGAGGGCACGCCCGAGTACCAGTACGCGCGCAACACGCTGATCGAGATGAACATGTCCCTCGTCCGATACGCGGCCGGCCGGTTCCGCAGCCGTGGCCCGGAGGAGATGGAGGACATCGTCCAGGTCGGCATGATCGGCCTGATCAAGGCGATCGACCGGTTCGAGCTGACGCGCGAGGTGGAGTTCACGTCCTTCGCCGTCCCCTACATCGTCGGCGAGATCAAGCGGTTCTTCCGCGACACCTCCTGGGCCGTGCACGTGCCGCGGCGACTGCAGGAAGCCCGCGTCCAACTGGCGCGCGCCAATGAGGAACTGCACACCCGGCTGGGTCGTACGCCGACGATCCGGGAACTCTCCGAGCTGATGAGCCTTCCGGAGCAGGAGGTCGTCGAGGCCCAGCTGGCTTCCAACGGCTACAAGTCGGCCTCCCTGGACGCGGCCATCAGCGGCAGTGAGGACGGCGAGGCCGCACTGGCGGACTTCATCGGCAACGAGGACGCCGCCCTCGGACTGGTCGAGGACTTCCACACCCTCGCACCGATGATCGCCGAACTGGACGAACGTGACCGGCAGATCATCCACTGGCGCTTTGTCGACGAACTCACCCAGGCCCAGATCGGCGAGCGTCTCGGCGTCTCCCAGATGCACGTGTCGCGCTTGATCACGCGCCTCCTGGCCCGGCTGCGCGAAGGCATGCTCAGTACCCACTGA
- a CDS encoding YihY/virulence factor BrkB family protein, with translation MDDAGSRTARWWAALRRTPVTVWDDDVTDWAAALTYYAVLALFPLLLVLLSILGLTMPTAKPDVIDRMVQAAPTASHALLRSTLQQMAEQSSAAWTLIFVGGTGALWSGCSYLSVFRRALYAMQRKNAARPVWRTAPRIIATALVLIALLLTSTLALLLTGDLARHLGRALDLGTGPRSAWDTLRWPVIAVVAVALVLVLYRSGPTASRPVRRMAPGGTLAVLLLLAVSLGFAVYTSHVSTYNRLYGSLAGAVIFLIWLWLSNLALLVGAQFNAELAKSAHRE, from the coding sequence ATGGATGACGCAGGCAGTCGTACGGCGCGTTGGTGGGCGGCACTACGGCGGACGCCGGTGACCGTCTGGGACGACGACGTCACGGACTGGGCCGCCGCGCTGACGTATTACGCGGTTCTGGCCCTGTTCCCGTTGCTGCTGGTGCTGCTCTCGATCCTGGGGCTGACCATGCCCACCGCCAAGCCGGACGTCATCGACCGCATGGTGCAGGCCGCTCCGACCGCGTCCCACGCTCTGCTGCGCAGCACCCTGCAGCAGATGGCGGAACAGTCGTCGGCGGCATGGACGTTGATCTTCGTCGGCGGTACGGGAGCCCTGTGGTCGGGGTGCAGCTATCTGAGCGTCTTCCGCCGGGCGCTGTACGCCATGCAGCGGAAAAACGCCGCCCGGCCGGTCTGGCGTACCGCTCCGCGCATCATCGCCACGGCCCTGGTCCTGATCGCCCTGCTCCTCACATCGACCCTCGCATTGCTTCTCACCGGTGACCTGGCCCGGCATCTGGGCAGGGCGCTGGATCTGGGCACCGGACCCCGCTCGGCATGGGACACACTGCGCTGGCCCGTCATAGCGGTGGTCGCCGTCGCCCTGGTGCTCGTTCTGTACCGTTCGGGCCCGACAGCCTCGCGCCCTGTCCGGCGGATGGCTCCCGGGGGCACCTTGGCGGTGCTGCTCCTGCTGGCCGTCTCGCTCGGATTCGCCGTCTACACGTCACACGTCAGCACCTACAACCGTCTGTACGGTTCGCTGGCAGGTGCCGTGATCTTCCTGATCTGGTTGTGGCTGTCCAACCTGGCACTTCTCGTCGGCGCTCAGTTCAACGCGGAGTTGGCGAAGTCCGCTCACAGGGAATGA
- a CDS encoding phospholipase D-like domain-containing protein — protein sequence MTLGGRPAPPARDTVPDAEARKQRLRRRLERLIGVAATEDNALVPLRNGDEIFPAMLGAIRSARHTIDMMTFVYWRGQVAHDIAVTLADRARAGVRVRLLLDGFGAKEIERQLLDLMSSAGVQVAWFRRPAWLSPFKQNHRCHRKALIVDEHTAFTGGVGIAEEWCGDARNPAEWRDTHVQVRGPAVDGIAAAFAQNWAECHDELFDDRDRFTEHPQAGSSVVQVVRGSASIGWQDMQTLIRVMLSSAEERFRLATAYFAPDTYFIDLLCETARRGVCVEILLPGPHTDQRACQLAGQHHYTRLLQAGVHIRQYQPTMMHTKIITVDSVASLIGSTNFNRRSMDHDEEVMLAVLDEEFTAALDRDYEADLKSSVDIDLTRWRRRTALQRAKEVTVTPIRRFL from the coding sequence GTGACACTCGGCGGTAGACCCGCACCCCCGGCTCGCGACACCGTGCCCGACGCGGAGGCGCGCAAGCAGCGCCTACGACGTCGCCTGGAGCGGCTCATCGGCGTGGCCGCCACCGAAGACAACGCTCTGGTACCGCTGCGCAACGGCGATGAGATCTTCCCCGCGATGCTCGGGGCGATCCGCTCGGCCCGGCACACCATCGACATGATGACGTTCGTGTACTGGCGGGGCCAGGTGGCCCACGACATCGCCGTCACGCTGGCCGATCGCGCCCGCGCGGGAGTGCGGGTACGCCTGCTGCTGGACGGCTTCGGCGCCAAGGAGATCGAGCGGCAGTTGCTGGACCTCATGAGCAGTGCGGGCGTTCAGGTGGCCTGGTTCCGCAGACCCGCGTGGCTGTCACCCTTCAAGCAGAACCATCGCTGCCACCGCAAGGCTCTCATCGTCGACGAGCACACCGCCTTCACCGGTGGCGTCGGCATCGCCGAGGAATGGTGCGGTGATGCGCGCAACCCGGCCGAATGGCGCGACACCCACGTCCAGGTCCGCGGTCCGGCCGTCGACGGAATCGCGGCCGCGTTCGCGCAGAACTGGGCGGAGTGCCACGACGAACTCTTCGACGACCGCGACCGCTTCACGGAGCACCCGCAGGCCGGATCATCGGTGGTCCAGGTCGTCCGGGGCTCCGCGAGCATCGGCTGGCAGGACATGCAGACCCTCATCCGGGTCATGCTCAGCTCCGCCGAGGAACGCTTCCGGCTGGCCACCGCCTACTTCGCTCCGGACACCTATTTCATCGACCTGCTGTGCGAGACCGCTCGTCGTGGCGTATGCGTCGAGATCCTGCTGCCCGGCCCGCACACGGACCAGCGTGCCTGTCAGCTCGCCGGTCAACACCACTACACGCGCCTGTTGCAGGCGGGAGTGCACATCCGTCAGTACCAGCCGACAATGATGCACACCAAGATCATCACCGTTGACTCGGTCGCCTCTCTGATCGGCTCCACCAATTTCAACCGTCGGTCCATGGACCACGACGAAGAAGTGATGCTCGCCGTCCTCGACGAGGAGTTCACCGCCGCACTCGACCGGGACTACGAAGCGGATCTGAAGAGCAGTGTGGACATCGATCTCACCCGATGGAGACGGCGGACGGCACTGCAACGCGCCAAGGAAGTCACCGTCACCCCGATCCGACGCTTCCTGTGA
- a CDS encoding Rv1733c family protein yields MTRPTPSDPPPEEPPHHLLLWRWRRNPLRRRTDLAQAWIAVGFLLAVSAALPTTAFLVGDTAHRHYTAAAREQTTRWHHIPAVLVHDAPRHPEPGSHESKKALYPVTVRFTDPDGHTRTDETDVEPALPAGSTVRVWVNAEGMITDPPLTTEQIRNRVVGWVVLTALVVPLLGAAAHGYAHRRLERHTLARWDAAWAATAPRWTTSR; encoded by the coding sequence GTGACCCGCCCGACACCCTCGGATCCCCCTCCCGAAGAACCGCCGCACCACCTGTTGTTGTGGCGATGGCGGCGCAATCCTCTGCGCCGTCGCACCGACCTCGCACAGGCATGGATCGCCGTCGGTTTCCTCCTGGCCGTGTCGGCCGCCCTTCCCACCACCGCGTTCCTGGTCGGCGACACCGCCCATCGCCACTACACGGCAGCCGCCCGGGAGCAGACCACCAGGTGGCATCACATCCCCGCGGTCCTGGTCCATGACGCCCCCCGCCATCCAGAGCCGGGATCGCACGAGTCGAAGAAGGCCCTTTATCCGGTGACCGTCCGCTTCACCGACCCCGACGGGCACACCCGCACCGACGAGACCGACGTCGAACCCGCTCTGCCCGCCGGGAGCACCGTCCGGGTATGGGTGAACGCCGAGGGGATGATCACCGACCCACCCCTGACCACCGAGCAGATCCGCAACCGTGTCGTGGGCTGGGTAGTCCTCACCGCACTGGTTGTCCCCCTCCTCGGCGCCGCCGCACACGGCTACGCCCACCGCAGGCTGGAACGGCACACCCTCGCCCGGTGGGACGCGGCTTGGGCCGCTACGGCCCCCCGCTGGACCACCTCCCGCTGA
- a CDS encoding rod shape-determining protein, translating to MTARHRLWPSCRRCTGIALDLGSARTRAWTSGRRMILDVPSVTFPGVGGTCPIQRGAIVDTPGTARMLDRLLGHRLPRFGRPLLVLTTPVLGGIVYRTEARTAVEVLRPRAVLTVPTPRAVALAADADLTRPLLVVDLGAHLTEVTLLTDGAVTDARCTALGTNDLDNLTSPARITDAVVAMVTGMLDQDRTSQTLDALQRGALLAGGGALRPDITYGLAGRLRTAVRPVAAPHTAAVRGAAKLLHAAHNHPSTTAHLHH from the coding sequence ATGACCGCCCGACATCGCTTGTGGCCCTCGTGCCGACGGTGCACCGGCATCGCCCTCGATCTGGGCAGCGCCCGCACCCGAGCCTGGACATCCGGACGGCGGATGATCCTCGACGTGCCCTCGGTGACCTTCCCGGGCGTCGGCGGCACGTGTCCCATCCAGCGCGGGGCGATCGTCGACACCCCCGGAACAGCCCGGATGCTCGACCGGCTGCTCGGTCACCGCCTGCCCCGTTTCGGACGCCCGCTGCTCGTCCTGACCACGCCCGTACTGGGCGGCATCGTCTACCGGACCGAAGCACGCACAGCCGTCGAGGTCCTTCGCCCGCGCGCCGTGCTGACCGTCCCCACCCCCCGTGCCGTGGCCCTGGCCGCGGACGCCGACCTGACCCGTCCACTCCTCGTCGTGGACCTCGGCGCCCACCTGACCGAGGTCACGCTCCTCACCGACGGCGCGGTGACCGACGCCCGCTGCACCGCCCTGGGCACCAATGATCTGGACAACCTCACTTCACCTGCACGGATCACCGACGCCGTCGTCGCCATGGTTACCGGCATGCTGGACCAGGACCGCACCTCCCAGACGCTCGACGCCCTCCAGCGGGGTGCTCTCCTGGCCGGCGGGGGCGCGCTGCGCCCGGACATCACCTACGGCCTCGCCGGCCGACTCCGCACTGCCGTCCGGCCCGTCGCCGCCCCGCACACCGCCGCGGTCCGCGGCGCCGCGAAGCTCCTGCACGCCGCACACAACCACCCCTCGACCACCGCGCACCTCCACCACTGA
- a CDS encoding TraR/DksA family transcriptional regulator, giving the protein MVQHQTIDDLNTALSIEDFAVLRESLHEQRLFRQEQLQQLSTAATTCADAILDRQTASQVEVRVQLAASARMVLTDVEAALQRMDRGRFGSCHLCRGPIARERLMIVPQARYCARCQQVREADR; this is encoded by the coding sequence TTGGTGCAACACCAGACTATCGACGACCTCAACACCGCTCTGTCGATCGAGGACTTCGCCGTACTGCGCGAGAGCCTGCACGAGCAACGGCTGTTCCGCCAGGAGCAGTTGCAGCAGCTCTCGACCGCCGCCACGACCTGCGCCGACGCGATTCTCGACCGGCAGACCGCCTCGCAGGTCGAAGTCCGCGTCCAGCTCGCCGCCTCCGCACGTATGGTCCTGACCGACGTCGAAGCCGCCCTCCAACGGATGGACCGGGGCCGCTTCGGCAGCTGCCACCTGTGCCGCGGTCCCATCGCCCGCGAGCGGCTGATGATCGTGCCGCAGGCCCGCTACTGTGCCCGCTGCCAGCAGGTCAGGGAGGCCGACCGGTGA